AGGTTAAATGGCGAAAGGGACATAATGGTCTACCTCATGAGTTTTAACTCGGAATAAAACTATCTATATGTTCACTGATCTGGGCCATGCCTGCTTGGAGAACGAGACCTGCTCCTCACTCTACTCCTGTCCTTTCTCATGTCATCACTCCTATATCGGTGTCTGTCTCTTTCAGAATCCCTACCATTTCTGTAGGAACTGCTTCTATATTCTGATCCTCTATCTCTGTGATCATGAGACCTTTCTCTTCCACGATTGCGGTCATAGTAACGATCACGGTCATAGTCACGATCCCCAGACTTCTCTCTTCTAGAACCACCGTCCCTGCCTCCAACATCATACTCTTTTTCCCTCTGTTTCCTACGTTCTTCTGCTTTCTTCTCCCTTGCAATCCTCTCTTCGTCTCTTGCCTTCTCTTTTGCAGCCTGAACAGAAAAGCAATCATATAATAAATTAGAACAACAGTACAATATCCATCAACCCATGTGCCTGCATGGGCTAGTGATTTCGTAAATGTTATTATGTTTAAATCCATCAAAACAATCCCACCATTTCATAATAGTTGTCTAAGCCCATCATATGCATAAAACAAGTGGACAGAAAATATAAGAAAGTTCCAAGTACGTCCAAACACCCTTTGAAAATGGCATGTAGCACTCAAACAAGAGTTAAATGAGAATATTGGAACTAAATTTCTTTGAAAGCTAAACATTGCGTAATGTAAGTTCAGAAAAATTGCAGTATTTTCGTTATACCTCATAAATACACATCATGATAATACCTTTCAGGTGTGTTGGActaaaaacatgaaaaatattcCATCTATAGCACAACAATTTGGCTTGTACCAATAAATACCGCAAGATAACTGCACCTTCCAAATGTACCACAAAATTGGATCAAAGTCAACAGAGACAGACGGCGCTTCTTCTCAAAAGACGAAATTGCCCTGGCAACCCCATGCATCAGCCGCAATTTCCGTCCCGAGAAGTAGCAACATCATCCCAGTCCACTTCCATCCAGTTATGCTGCATTTTTGGAAGGAATTGGGCCACATTATGGTATACAGTGAAGGTGGAATAGTTTTGCAGTACTTATTGGTAGTGGCCAAATATTTGTGCTACAGATAGAATTTTCTCAAATCAGAAAATATCAAAGAATAATAGTTTTATTATTTCTAGGAGCATATTCTGACAAAAAAAGCGGCAAAAATCACATATTCTAATATGGAGACTTCTAGAGGAGCCTCCAATTAGTAAacatacaaatataaacattagTACTTCTATTGAAATGATACTTCACCTTGTGTTCAGCTAGAAAATCTCTGACCAAACCATAGCCAATATGTTGTTTCCCAGTCACATGGGATTGTGTCCTCTCAAGAACATCATCTGCAACTAAGAATGATCCACATATTTCACAAAGTTCCATCTTCTTCTCTTGTGGAAGCATAGCCACTTTATTATCTGCTTGATTCGTTAAAGCTGTCTTCTCAGCATTTAGAAGTTCAACCTGCAATCCAAAAATAAAGAGACAGGTACACCAGTTAGTGAAGAAGCATTTGACAGAAGTACACAATCAAAATGGATCTTTAATGACAGTACCTTCCTCATAAGTGCCTCAGCTTCATCTACTTTACCAGCTTCACCAAGCTCCTCAATTTGCTCCAACAGCTTCTTGACCTTTTCTTCTATAATTGAAAGCTGCTCAGATGTTTTCCCTATGACGGGAGGTGGCACAGCAACATCTTGAGCCAACCTTTCTCGACCACGCCTTATTTTTCTATCCAAATCTATAACCTGCAATAGAAAAAAGATATTAAATACTCTAGTTATCGGAATTTGCAAAGCAAGTCTGCAACTACAACTTACCAGTTTCTCACATTGTTGAGCAAGTTCCGCCTCAAACCTTCGCATGTGAGTTTCACGCCTGGGAGAACTCTCAAAGCTGCACTTgcccagagaaaaaaaaattaaatgcatAAATTGCTCTCCCTATATCAGATAGGTACACGACAGAACAACTGAGCTGGACTGATTATTCAAAATAGGTTATGGGAATGCGCAAGACCCATTTGGCAGGTTAGGCAAGGCAGATTAGGAATAAACAGATAAGTTCCGATAGTAAATTAGAGGTAGAGATGTGGACTGGTTTCCTATAATGTTACAGATTAGTTCCTTGGATGTCAAGTCAGTCCTCCCTATATATAAAGGGACAGACCAGCAGTCAAAAAGATGTTCTTGGTTCAACATATTCTATTAAAAGAAGTCATAAATTGGGCGTAATACAGCATACATTTAATGTTATTGACCAAAATAACTTTGATAACCCTCATCCCAATATTCATAACGACGCAAGCAGGCTGGGTGCATCTAGTACATGTTGCAAACCAATGATGTCATTCCAAAATAATTTGTTTATGTCTGATTGAGAAAAGGTATATCCCTTTCACCCTCGCCATGTGATGCTTATGTGACTGCATAGGAAACAATATTCCCTGCACTGACCTACACGAACAATATTCCCCATAAACAAATTATGCTCATTCTGGACAATTATTGTGTGTATCCTGCAGATATATCTTAATAAAGGATCTTCAAAAACGTATAAGATAAAACTAGGTTGGTCCGGAACTAGCGGCAACAATTAAGCGATCCTGATTTCCACAGTCACAGATAGCACTTCTAAACGTCCTGATTTCCACTTAATTCGAACTATGCGGTCACATTAACGAATAAAAGCCCATGCACAAACTTAAAACAAGAACATGTCCATATAACGTAACTTGTTAAAGAACTCTTTTGTACAGTAGTACGAAAGTCAAAGTTATATGCAGGAAAAAGTAGAATATCCATTCCTATGCATCAAAGTTGTTGAGAAGCGGCATGCACAGACTCCCTCTGCCCAAAAGAAATTAGTGTTCCACCTATGAATTAGTTAACAAAATTAGCTGCTGTAAGATGTATAGGTATATTCCTACATTGCTCTTCTCAATATGCATTTAACCTTGCATTTCTATCAGCTGAACAAGTTTCTC
The window above is part of the Oryza sativa Japonica Group chromosome 7, ASM3414082v1 genome. Proteins encoded here:
- the LOC4343144 gene encoding uncharacterized protein — protein: MDAQRALLDELMGTARDLTEEERKAHKEVRWDDPDVCAAFMARFCPHDLFVNTKSNLGPCMKIHDLKLKESFESSPRRETHMRRFEAELAQQCEKLVIDLDRKIRRGRERLAQDVAVPPPVIGKTSEQLSIIEEKVKKLLEQIEELGEAGKVDEAEALMRKVELLNAEKTALTNQADNKVAMLPQEKKMELCEICGSFLVADDVLERTQSHVTGKQHIGYGLVRDFLAEHKAAKEKARDEERIAREKKAEERRKQREKEYDVGGRDGGSRREKSGDRDYDRDRYYDRNRGRERSHDHRDRGSEYRSSSYRNGRDSERDRHRYRSDDMRKDRSRVRSRSRSPSRHGPDQ